The Daucus carota subsp. sativus chromosome 7, DH1 v3.0, whole genome shotgun sequence genome window below encodes:
- the LOC108195198 gene encoding metalloendoproteinase 5-MMP-like, translating into MSHTFNLTQFSSCILVLVALLFSRANSSSFEFLKDLQGSQKGDVVEGVSQLKQYLKKFGYIDTDNAQNPQPEREENDHFDDTLESAIKLYQQNYHIKSTGILDAKTVHNMMLPRCGVPDIINGRSRMHAAKNRVHHVKSLHTVMHYQFFDGSPKWPIDKSNLTYNFAPGTPADAVTTIAGAFDKWAGVTQFTFINVQDVVPYVEVPDIMIGFYSRDHGDGSPFDGPYGVLAHASPPTAGTFHLDEDEPWSMGPNPGHIDLETVALHEIGHLLGLQHSSVQDAVMYPSVTDGVTKDLCGDDVQGIYELYANV; encoded by the coding sequence ATGTCACATACATTTAATCTTACACAATTCTCGTCTTGCATTTTGGTGCTCGTAGCATTACTCTTTTCTCGAGCAAATTCGTCCTCGTTCGAGTTTCTAAAAGATTTACAAGGCTCTCAGAAAGGCGATGTCGTCGAAGGAGTCAGCCAGCTCAAACAATATCTCAAAAAATTCGGTTACATCGACACCGATAACGCTCAAAACCCTCAGCCCGAGAGAGAAGAGAATGATCACTTCGACGACACTCTCGAGTCCGCCATTAAATTGTACCAGCAAAATTACCATATCAAGTCCACCGGGATCCTGGATGCCAAAACCGTTCACAACATGATGTTGCCTCGCTGTGGCGTGCCTGATATCATCAATGGCCGCAGCAGAATGCACGCCGCAAAGAACAGAGTGCACCATGTCAAGTCCTTGCACACGGTTATGCATTATCAATTCTTCGATGGCTCGCCAAAATGGCCTATTGACAAGAGCAACCTGACCTACAATTTCGCCCCTGGAACTCCTGCTGACGCTGTAACCACAATCGCAGGAGCTTTCGACAAATGGGCAGGGGTCACGCAATTCACATTCATCAATGTCCAGGATGTGGTGCCTTATGTGGAAGTTCCTGACATAATGATCGGGTTTTATAGCCGTGATCACGGGGATGGCTCTCCTTTCGACGGGCCTTATGGAGTCCTGGCTCATGCTTCCCCGCCAACTGCTGGCACGTTTCACCTCGACGAAGACGAGCCATGGTCTATGGGTCCGAACCCGGGGCATATCGACCTGGAAACGGTGGCATTACATGAGATTGGCCACCTTCTGGGGCTGCAACATAGCTCGGTCCAAGACGCGGTTATGTACCCTTCAGTGACAGATGGAGTGACTAAAGATTTGTGCGGTGATGATGTTCAAGGAATTTATGAACTATATGCTAATGTTTGA